From the genome of Alosa sapidissima isolate fAloSap1 chromosome 14, fAloSap1.pri, whole genome shotgun sequence, one region includes:
- the LOC121682467 gene encoding cocaine- and amphetamine-regulated transcript protein-like — MESSKLWTRAMACAVLLSIVAGAETNESDMDLDLDTRAIRDFYPKDPNLTNEKQLLGALHDVLEKLQAKRMPLWEKKFGRVPTCDVGEQCAIRKGARIGKLCDCPRGAFCNFFLLKCL, encoded by the exons ATGGAGAGCTCCAAACTGTGGACGCGGGCAATGGCCTGCGCAGTGCTGCTGTCTATAGTCGCGGGTGCTGAAACAAACGAATCTGATATGGATTTGGATCTGGATACGCGAGCCATCAGGGACTTCTATCCCAAAGATCCAAACCTGACGAACGAAAAACAGCTT CTCGGAGCTCTCCACGACGTTCTGGAAAAGCTACAGGCAAAACGGATGCCACTTTGGGAGAAGAAGTTTGGAAGAGTTCCAACG TGTGACGTCGGGGAACAGTGCGCCATCAGAAAAGGAGCAAGAATCGGCAAACTGTGTGACTGCCCGAGGGGGGCGTTTTGT